The DNA region TCAATATCTCCGTGCACGGTACTGTCGCTCAGTTCCAAAGACCCATTGGCGAGTTCTACATCGCCTGCGACAGAGGTTTGAGTGAGTGTGACCCGCCCGTTCACGGACTCCACATCGTCACGAATATGAGCCCCGGCTTCCGCGTCGATATTGCCGTTGACGCTTTCAACTTCTTCGACATGGGCGTTGGGCCCGAGGTAGATATCGCCATTCACAGTTTCTACTTCACCAGCGCGCGCGCCTGCCGCAAGGTGGATATCACCGTTGACGCTGGCGGCGTCACCATGTTCGCGCTTTGCGCTGAGGTGGAGGTCGGCATTGACGGAGTGTGCGCTATCTTCATCATGGCCATTGCCCGAGTCGGACACATCGACAATGATGCAGCCGCTCAGTGTGAGGGCGATGGCGGCGAGGGCGGTGCAGCGGGTTAGTAACATCAGGGCGGTTCCTTGTTGAGGCTCATTCGGATGCTTAGCCCATGTTGGAGCAATGCCCATGCCAGTCCCTAAGCCACTGAAAAACAAAGGATCGCTGCCCGGGCCGCCTCCTTCGCGCGGTGACAAATGCCAATGGTTGGGAATAACTCCCAGCACAATGTGGCAACTAGGCCCGGAGACTCATCACCGGCCATCGTCGCTGTTGCGCGAGTTCCCGCAGCCGCGGGCATGGGTCGACCACCACCGGGTAATCCGCCTGCTTTAGTAGCGGTAGGTCATTGATAGAGTCAGAGTAAAACCAAGTCTGCTGCGGCTCACGTTCAGCCAGCCACTCTTTGAGCTTGGTGATTTTCCCAGCTTGAAAACAGGGAGTGCCCTGGATGCGGCCGGTCATTTTTTGGTTGTGATATTCAGGCTCGGTGCCAATGAGATGAAGCACCCCGAGTGCCTGCGCTATGGGGCGTGTGATGTAGGTGTTGGTCGCGGTGATGATTACGATCTCGGCGCCATTGTCCTGGTGCGTCTGCAGTAGGGCGCGGGCGCCCGGAGCCACCATCTGCGGTAGTTCATCACGGATAAAGTCTTCACGTGCCTGGTCCAGCTGCTCGGGCTCAATACGTCCCATAGCGCCCAAGGCAAATTCCGCGTAGGCGTGGATGTCTAAGGTCCCGGCCTGGTAATCCGCGTAAAACTGCTCATTGGCGCGGGCGTAGTACTCGGCATCGACAAATCCGCGTTGGACCAGATACTGGCCCCAAGCGTAGTCGCTATCGCCGGCTAGGAGGGTGTTGTCTAGGTCAAATGCGGCTAATTTCACGCGCTGCTCTCTTGGGTCGCTGGCCAGCCTGTGGAAAAATGGGCGGCAGTAACAAATGAAAGGATCAGATCATGGTCGATCTTGATGGGTTTAGGCCCAACGTCGGCATTGTGGTCATTGGGCCAGAGGACAAGTTGCTCTGGGCCAAGCGCGTCGGTCAAGACGCTTGGCAATTTCCGCAGGGAGGAATTCAAAAAGGCGAAAGCCCGGAACAAGCTTGTTTTCGGGAATTGTATGAGGAATTGGGCCTGGGTGAGGCGGATGTACAGCTCATTGGGCGGACCTCCGGCTGGCTTCGCTACAGACTTCCCTTGCGTTACATCCGCCGAGGGAAACACCCACTGTGTATTGGCCAGAAGCAGAAGTGGTTTTTGCTACGTCTGCAAAGTAGCACCGAAGCGATCCAGTTCGACGCCACGGGGCACCCCGAGTTTGATGGCTGGCGTTGGGTGGATTGGCAGTTGCCAGAAAAGGAGGTGGTGTTCTTTAAGCGCTCGGTGTACCGGCGCGCCTTGAAGCAGCTGTCTCGTTACAAAGAGCGTTAGTGCCCCGCGAGGGCTATGCAAAAAATGCCACGAGAACTATTGACAATCATTCGCATTTGCATTCTACTGTGCGTATGGTTGTGTGTATCTGTCATAACGTCAACGACAAGCGCATTGCGGACTGCGTCGAGGAAGGCGTACGGACCATCAAAGGCTTGTGCGTTGCCACCAGGGCTGGCACCAAGTGCGGTAAGTGCTTGTGCGAGGCGCGGCGCATTCTGGACGAAGCAGTGTCGGCGGCTGAGCCGGCCTTGTCGGGGCTGACTGCGCAAGCAGTGAATGCCTTGAATGCTCAACCCGTGCCGACGATGGCGCGCTCCTAACGCCGCACTACACCCTGAGGCCGTGCTGCGCGCAAAGCTGGCACTGTTTCCTCCGGAAATCGCTTACTGGCTTGATTTCAAGGTGTGGGGTTGAGCGGCTCTGAACCGCTGCATTTTCGTTCTCAACCCGAGCTGCGGCTGCAATAAACGCGGACTGACGGGAGTCGCATTTTTTGGTTGGTTTGCAAAGCGCCTTTTGTGCCTGCGAAAGAGCCTGAGTGTGACCGGGTAGGTCTTACTCAACGACCGCTTTGGTGGGCTGAGTAGAATAATGAGAATCGGATTGATTCCGATTAAAAATACAAGTAAAAACAGATGCTTATGGTTGACCTGCCCGAGCTTCAAGCCTATGATGGCGACCTTATTGACACGGATAGGCAATTCCCATGAAAGGCGACGCAAAGGTCCTCGAGTATCTCAACGCCGGTTTGAAAAATGAGCTAACGGCAATCAACCAGTACTTCTTACATGCACGCATGTTTAAGAACTGGGGGCTTTCGGCACTGGCGAAAAAAGAGTACGAAGAATCCATTGATGAAATGAAGCACGCCGACGCCTTGGTCGAGCGGATCTTGATGTTGGAGGGGCTGCC from Oceanococcus sp. HetDA_MAG_MS8 includes:
- a CDS encoding RNA pyrophosphohydrolase produces the protein MVDLDGFRPNVGIVVIGPEDKLLWAKRVGQDAWQFPQGGIQKGESPEQACFRELYEELGLGEADVQLIGRTSGWLRYRLPLRYIRRGKHPLCIGQKQKWFLLRLQSSTEAIQFDATGHPEFDGWRWVDWQLPEKEVVFFKRSVYRRALKQLSRYKER
- a CDS encoding (2Fe-2S)-binding protein, whose product is MVVCICHNVNDKRIADCVEEGVRTIKGLCVATRAGTKCGKCLCEARRILDEAVSAAEPALSGLTAQAVNALNAQPVPTMARS
- a CDS encoding HAD family phosphatase, with amino-acid sequence MKLAAFDLDNTLLAGDSDYAWGQYLVQRGFVDAEYYARANEQFYADYQAGTLDIHAYAEFALGAMGRIEPEQLDQAREDFIRDELPQMVAPGARALLQTHQDNGAEIVIITATNTYITRPIAQALGVLHLIGTEPEYHNQKMTGRIQGTPCFQAGKITKLKEWLAEREPQQTWFYSDSINDLPLLKQADYPVVVDPCPRLRELAQQRRWPVMSLRA